A single genomic interval of Leptospira stimsonii harbors:
- a CDS encoding toxin-antitoxin system YwqK family antitoxin, with amino-acid sequence MFLTKTLSIFFVFLTTFFTIGCQGSVTIESSDPNLAVFKDKVYYKLKPFNGFIRTTFPALDEIQITEFKDGLEDGEYISRNESGIVLEKRTFKEGLKVGVHRAWYPNGNNRFYAEFSSGKYINDHWEWYDNGKPSLYEKFDENGKLIVVKKWNRNGQIYMNTVIASDGSSVGLPGSKICEPIKKTD; translated from the coding sequence GTGTTTCTAACTAAGACGCTTTCGATTTTTTTCGTTTTCTTGACGACCTTCTTTACGATCGGTTGTCAAGGAAGCGTTACGATCGAATCTTCCGACCCGAACCTCGCCGTATTTAAGGATAAGGTTTACTATAAACTTAAACCATTCAACGGTTTTATCCGAACAACCTTTCCAGCATTGGATGAAATTCAAATAACTGAATTCAAAGACGGGCTGGAAGACGGAGAATATATCTCACGAAACGAAAGTGGAATTGTTTTGGAAAAAAGGACTTTCAAAGAAGGCCTCAAGGTGGGAGTTCACCGCGCATGGTATCCGAACGGAAACAATCGTTTTTACGCGGAATTCAGTTCCGGTAAATATATCAACGACCACTGGGAATGGTATGACAACGGTAAACCTTCCCTCTACGAGAAGTTCGACGAAAACGGAAAATTGATCGTTGTGAAAAAGTGGAATCGGAACGGACAAATCTATATGAATACCGTGATTGCGTCCGACGGAAGTTCCGTGGGATTACCGGGAAGTAAAATCTGCGAGCCGATCAAAAAAACGGACTAA
- a CDS encoding SCO family protein, with product MIKVLYSVLLLLFVIACDEKKETFYPELTHSSSPKKGILPYFKGDVMDPFWPAEDGVMPSDLKKIPEFSLVSQENQEFNLKNLREKYTLVVFFYAKCRGICPMITRNMLTFIPKIQDQKDVQVVSISVNPEIDTVEVLKKFRSLYKISQSQWTFLTGSKKTIFNLARNQFGADIKVIQGKDDLNDFVHTENVYLIDRKNYLRGVYRAKGTGDLERLLIELNTLKEEDKKNSSLVISNP from the coding sequence ATGATAAAAGTTTTATATAGTGTCTTGCTCCTTCTCTTTGTGATCGCCTGCGACGAAAAGAAGGAAACTTTTTATCCGGAGTTAACCCATTCTTCTTCGCCAAAAAAAGGAATTCTTCCTTATTTTAAGGGCGATGTGATGGATCCGTTTTGGCCGGCCGAGGACGGAGTCATGCCCTCCGATCTAAAAAAAATTCCGGAGTTTTCCCTCGTCTCCCAGGAGAATCAAGAATTTAATCTCAAGAATCTCAGAGAAAAATATACGTTAGTCGTATTCTTCTACGCAAAATGTAGAGGGATTTGCCCGATGATCACTCGGAATATGCTGACTTTTATTCCTAAGATTCAGGATCAAAAGGATGTTCAGGTCGTTTCCATTTCGGTAAATCCGGAAATCGACACGGTGGAAGTTCTGAAAAAATTCAGATCCCTTTACAAGATTTCACAAAGCCAATGGACCTTTCTTACCGGTTCTAAAAAGACGATTTTTAATCTTGCGAGAAATCAATTCGGAGCGGATATAAAAGTCATTCAAGGAAAAGACGATCTCAACGATTTCGTTCATACCGAAAACGTCTATCTGATCGATCGGAAGAATTATCTTCGCGGTGTGTATCGCGCGAAAGGAACCGGAGATTTGGAGAGGCTCCTGATCGAATTGAATACCCTGAAAGAAGAAGATAAGAAGAATTCCTCCCTCGTGATTTCGAATCCATAA